A single region of the Archaeoglobaceae archaeon genome encodes:
- a CDS encoding Lrp/AsnC family transcriptional regulator translates to MEELEIELLKILEDNARIDYDEIAEQLGIDVETVKNTIKKLEENGVILKYKTIVNWDKVYEDYVYAIINLKVSLSREKGYDDIAKRIAKFPEVHAVRLVSGEADFQVVIKGRSLKDVAFFVAEKISTIPEVRDTITHFVLRTYKEEGVTLFADEEDRRLAFVP, encoded by the coding sequence GTGGAAGAACTTGAGATTGAACTACTTAAGATACTGGAGGATAACGCAAGGATTGACTACGACGAAATAGCTGAACAACTAGGGATAGATGTTGAAACTGTAAAGAATACCATAAAAAAGCTTGAAGAAAACGGAGTAATACTGAAGTATAAAACAATAGTGAATTGGGACAAGGTTTACGAGGATTATGTATATGCCATAATAAACTTAAAAGTCTCACTTTCAAGGGAAAAGGGATATGATGACATCGCCAAGAGAATTGCGAAGTTTCCCGAAGTTCATGCTGTAAGGCTTGTGAGTGGTGAGGCAGATTTTCAGGTTGTGATTAAAGGTAGAAGTCTTAAGGATGTGGCATTCTTCGTCGCAGAAAAGATTTCAACGATCCCTGAAGTTAGGGATACGATTACTCATTTCGTCCTGAGAACTTATAAGGAAGAAGGGGTGACGCTGTTTGCAGATGAGGAAGACAGAAGACTTGCATTTGTCCCGTAG
- a CDS encoding 50S ribosomal protein L18e: MGKVRELQKRKTNPRLVNLINLLLEESAKNKVGIWRYVAERLASPARDWAEVGLDKIEKFAKEGEYILVPGKVLGGELSKPVKVAAFSFSATAIAKIKEAGGECMKIEDLLKINPSGKSVRILI; this comes from the coding sequence ATGGGAAAAGTTAGGGAGTTGCAGAAGAGAAAAACAAATCCAAGGCTTGTAAATCTCATAAATTTACTGCTTGAAGAGAGTGCAAAAAATAAAGTCGGGATATGGAGATATGTGGCAGAAAGACTGGCCTCACCAGCCAGAGATTGGGCAGAGGTGGGACTGGATAAAATAGAGAAATTTGCAAAAGAAGGGGAGTATATCTTGGTTCCGGGAAAGGTTCTCGGTGGGGAACTAAGTAAACCAGTAAAGGTTGCAGCATTCAGCTTTTCTGCTACCGCTATTGCTAAGATAAAGGAAGCTGGTGGGGAGTGTATGAAGATCGAGGATCTATTGAAGATAAATCCGTCTGGTAAATCTGTTAGAATTTTAATTTAG